The window ATTCTGCCAACCTACCCGACGCTGGTGGCGGCGGTTCAGATGGATGACACCGGCACCACCCGTATCGGTAAGTTCGTCTTCAACCACCCGTTCTTCATTCCCGGTACGCTGGGTGTGGTTCTGGCGGTCTGCTTCGGCTTCCTGCTGGGCAGCGTTATACTGTAAGCATGACCTGCGGGGCGTGTTCACGCCCCGCATTTCCCTCCCCTTTATCTGACATCTCGCCCTTGTCCGTTGTATAGTGACCACTTTCTTGCTGGTCATTCCGTTCATTCGAGGTGTTTATGCTTGATGTTAGCCGTCAGGACAAGTCCATCCCCGATGCCGTTGTTGTGCTTTGCACCGCACCGGATGAAGCCACCGCTCAGGATCTGGCCGCCAAAGCGCTGGCCGAAAAACTGGCCGCCTGCGCCACGCTGATTCCCGGCGCCACGTCGCTCTATTACTGGGAAGGCAAACTGGAGCAGGAGTATGAAGTGCAAATGCTGCTAAAAACGTCGGTGCAGCACCAGCAGGCTTTACTCGATTGCCTGAAGTCGCATCATCCTTATCAGACGCCTGAACTTCTGGTTTTACCCGTCACTCACGGAGACAATGATTACCTCTCATGGCTCAACGCATCCTTACGCTGATCCTGCTGCTTTGCAGCGCATCATCTTTTGCCGGACTGTTCGACGCGCCGGGTCGCTCGAATTTTGTCCCTGCTGACCAGGCGTTCGCCTTTGATTTTCAGCAAAACCAGCACAACCTGAATCTCAACTGGCAGATAAAGGACGGCTACTACCTGTACCGCAAACAAATCCGCGTTACGCCTGCGCAGGCGCAAATCGACACTCTCGCACTGCCGGCGGGCGTCTGGCATGAAGATGAGTTTTACGGCAAAAGTGAGATCTACCGCCAACGGCTGACAATTCCGGTTATCGTTCAACAGGCTGCCGCTGGCGCGACGCTGACGGTAACGTATCAGGGCTGCGCTGACGCCGGTTTTTGCTATCCGCCG is drawn from Citrobacter rodentium NBRC 105723 = DSM 16636 and contains these coding sequences:
- the cutA gene encoding divalent cation tolerance protein CutA encodes the protein MLDVSRQDKSIPDAVVVLCTAPDEATAQDLAAKALAEKLAACATLIPGATSLYYWEGKLEQEYEVQMLLKTSVQHQQALLDCLKSHHPYQTPELLVLPVTHGDNDYLSWLNASLR